A segment of the Phreatobacter oligotrophus genome:
TCCGCGCCAGATCTCCGCGACGGCGCGGCGGCATGGGATCGCGCGCTCGCAATTGCTGGCTTGGCGGCGGGCGCTGTTCGTCGAGCCCAGTGCTGCACCTGCAGGCTTTGTCCCGATGATTGTGACGTCCGAGACTGACCGGCGTGAGGACGCCCGGATGATGGGCGCGGGAGCGCCGTCGGCCTTGGCGGTCGCCGCGCCGACGCCGGGGCGGATCGAGATCGTGCTGCGCGGCGGTCGGCGCATCATAGTCGAGGGCGCGGTGGATGCCGATACGGTGTTGACCCTCGCACGCGGCCTTGAGGCGCTCAGGTGATCCCGGTTCCGGTCGGCGTGAAGGTGTGGCTGGCGACCGGCCACACGGACATGCGGAAGGGGTTCGCCTCCCTGGCGCTGGTGGCACAGGAGGTCTTGAAGCGTGATCCGCTGGGCGGCCACATCTTCTGCTTCCGCGGGCGTCGCGGCGATCTGTTGAAGGTGATCTGGCACGACGGGCAGGCGGCGAGCCTTTACGTGCGTCGCTTGGAGAAGGGTCGCTTCCTGTGGCCGTCGCCGGCCGACGGCGTCCTCGCGATCACGCCCGCTCAGATGGGCTACCTGCTCTCCGGCATCGACTGGCGCAATCCGGTGGAGACCTGGCGTCCGACGGCGATCGGATAGAGCTTCGAGTCTTGTGTTTGCTGGCGGATGTGATTCCCTCTCCTTGTGAACGCGCCCGCTGAATCGCCCGTCCCGCCGACGCTGCCGACTGATCTGGCAGCGGCGCATGCGATGATCCTGGCGGAGCGCCAGGCGCGTATCGAGGCGCAAGCCGAAGCCCTCACCGCGAAGGCCGCGGCGTCATCGACCGAGGCGACGATCGTGCATCTCAAGCTGATGATCGAGAAGCTCAAGCGCGAGCTCTACGGTCAGCGCTCGGAGCGCACGATGCGCCTCATCGACCAGATGGAGCTTCAGCTCGAGGAGCTCGAATCGAAGGCGACCGAGGACGAACTTGCGGCGGAGGCGATGTCGCGCCAGGCATCGCTGCCCGTACGGGCGCGCGGTCGTCCTGTCCGCAAGCCCTTCCCGGAGCATCTGCCGCGCGAGCGGGTCGTGATCGCAGCACCGACATCGTGCCCGTGCTGCGGCTCGATGAAGCTGTCGAAGCTCGGCGAGGACGTGACGGAGACCCTGGAGGTCGTGCCGCGGTCCTGGAAGGTGATCCAGACCGTGCGGGAGAAGTTCACGTGCCGCGCTTGCGAGATGATCACACAGCCGCCGGCGCCCTATCATGTGACGCCGCGCGGCTTCGTGGGGCCGAACCTGCTGGCCATGGTACTGTTTGAGAAGTTCGGTCAGCACCAACCGCTGAACCGGCAGAGCGAGAGATACCTTCGAGAGGGCATCGACCTCTCCGTCTCGACGCTCGCCGACCAGGTCGGCGCGGCGACTGTGGCGCTGGCGCCGTTACATGACCTGATCGCCCGGCACGCCATGGCGGCGCAGAGGCTGCACGCCGACGACACGACGGTGCCGATCCTCGCCAGGGGCAAGACCGACACGGGCCGGATCTGGACCTATGTGCGCGACGACAGGCCCTTCGGCGGCGCCGATCCGCCGGCGGCGCTCTACTTCGCCTCACGCGACCGGCGGCAAGAGCATCCGGACGTGCACCTCGCGACTTGGAGCGGCATCCTGCAGGCCGACGCCTATGGCGGATACAACGGGCTGTACGATCCCGCGCGTCCGGGCGGGCCGGTCACGTCGGCGCTCTGTTGGTCGCATGCCCGCCGGGGCTTCTTCGAGCTCGCCGACATCGCCGCGAGCGCACGGCGCGGGCCTGGCGCCGCGCCCGTGTCGCCGATCGCCTTGGAGGCGGTGAAGCGCATTGACGCGCTCTTCGCCATCGAGCGCGAGATCAATGGCCTGGACGCCGACGAGCGCCGCCAGGTCCGGCAGGAGCGCAGCCGCCCGATCGTCGACGACCTGCGCGCCTGGCTTGGCGAGCAGCGCGTCAAGCTCTCGCGCTCGGCGACCGTCGCCAAGCCGATCGACTACATGCTCAGGCGCTGGG
Coding sequences within it:
- the tnpC gene encoding IS66 family transposase; the protein is MILAERQARIEAQAEALTAKAAASSTEATIVHLKLMIEKLKRELYGQRSERTMRLIDQMELQLEELESKATEDELAAEAMSRQASLPVRARGRPVRKPFPEHLPRERVVIAAPTSCPCCGSMKLSKLGEDVTETLEVVPRSWKVIQTVREKFTCRACEMITQPPAPYHVTPRGFVGPNLLAMVLFEKFGQHQPLNRQSERYLREGIDLSVSTLADQVGAATVALAPLHDLIARHAMAAQRLHADDTTVPILARGKTDTGRIWTYVRDDRPFGGADPPAALYFASRDRRQEHPDVHLATWSGILQADAYGGYNGLYDPARPGGPVTSALCWSHARRGFFELADIAASARRGPGAAPVSPIALEAVKRIDALFAIEREINGLDADERRQVRQERSRPIVDDLRAWLGEQRVKLSRSATVAKPIDYMLRRWDGFASFLDDGRACLSNNAAERALRGFALGRKAWLFAGSDRGAERAAAMATLIQTAKMNDVDPQAWLADVLARIAGMTQGRLDELLPWNWRAPSITAVAA
- the tnpA gene encoding IS66-like element accessory protein TnpA — encoded protein: MSRLDMVETGRRRRWSEGEKERIVLESMAGPRQISATARRHGIARSQLLAWRRALFVEPSAAPAGFVPMIVTSETDRREDARMMGAGAPSALAVAAPTPGRIEIVLRGGRRIIVEGAVDADTVLTLARGLEALR
- the tnpB gene encoding IS66 family insertion sequence element accessory protein TnpB (TnpB, as the term is used for proteins encoded by IS66 family insertion elements, is considered an accessory protein, since TnpC, encoded by a neighboring gene, is a DDE family transposase.); translated protein: MIPVPVGVKVWLATGHTDMRKGFASLALVAQEVLKRDPLGGHIFCFRGRRGDLLKVIWHDGQAASLYVRRLEKGRFLWPSPADGVLAITPAQMGYLLSGIDWRNPVETWRPTAIG